One Curtobacterium sp. MCLR17_007 DNA window includes the following coding sequences:
- a CDS encoding urea amidolyase associated protein UAAP2 produces the protein MSDTLTSTVPVGVVHAPDVALDWSESLVPGTVVRDDRVAPLAPWSAVVRAGQVLTIVDVGGNQSADCLVYDAVDPDERYSVPDTLVAQGNAYVRTGTVLMSNEGRPLMTVVGNEIDRQDTIGGACSKESNTLRYGHHTAYQHGCRENFIAEAARHGLGVRDLVSNLNWFMNVPVEADGALGIVDGMSAPGKRVAVRAERDVLVIVSNCPQMNNPCNDFSCTPLRMIVVQP, from the coding sequence ATGTCCGACACCTTGACCTCCACCGTCCCCGTGGGCGTCGTCCACGCGCCCGACGTCGCCCTGGACTGGAGCGAGTCGCTGGTCCCCGGAACCGTGGTGCGCGACGACCGGGTCGCACCGCTCGCTCCGTGGTCGGCGGTCGTCCGCGCCGGGCAGGTCCTGACGATCGTGGACGTCGGCGGCAACCAGAGCGCCGACTGCCTGGTCTACGACGCCGTCGACCCCGACGAGCGGTACAGCGTCCCCGACACCCTCGTCGCGCAGGGGAACGCCTACGTCCGGACCGGCACGGTGCTGATGTCGAACGAGGGCCGCCCGCTCATGACCGTCGTCGGCAACGAGATCGACCGGCAGGACACCATCGGCGGGGCCTGCTCGAAGGAGTCGAACACGCTGCGGTACGGCCACCACACCGCGTACCAGCACGGCTGCCGCGAGAACTTCATCGCCGAGGCCGCTCGCCACGGGCTCGGCGTGCGGGACCTGGTGTCGAACCTGAACTGGTTCATGAACGTGCCCGTCGAGGCGGACGGCGCGCTCGGGATCGTCGACGGCATGAGCGCACCCGGCAAGCGCGTGGCCGTCCGGGCCGAACGCGACGTGCTGGTGATCGTGTCGAACTGCCCGCAGATGAACAACCCCTGCAACGACTTCTCCTGCACGCCCCTGCGCATGATCGTGGTCCAGCCGTGA
- a CDS encoding urea amidolyase associated protein UAAP1: MRDLHQTDSVLASRDDARAQAGARSEHMPYLPASTSPFAPEGVDPAQLVWAETVAPGGYTHKVLARGSRLRFDDPTGDACASVVVYNALEPWERLNVADTQKIPWQAYLGAGSPLLSGDGRVLASIVEDTSGHHDAFCGTSTDAWNTAKYGDAAPEGPSPSGRSLLAKAAAKHGLTKRDLPPSVSFFQGVRVDPEGALEPVGSAGPGHHVTLVTELPLLVLVANVAHPLDPRTDYLVGPLRVHAWRGEPTSPADDRFGATPELTRAYLNTIDHAEARG; this comes from the coding sequence ATGCGCGACCTGCACCAGACCGACAGCGTCCTCGCCTCGCGCGACGACGCCCGCGCCCAGGCCGGAGCGCGGTCCGAGCACATGCCGTACCTGCCGGCGTCGACGTCCCCGTTCGCTCCCGAGGGCGTCGACCCCGCGCAACTCGTCTGGGCCGAGACCGTCGCCCCGGGCGGGTACACGCACAAGGTCCTGGCGCGGGGTTCCCGGCTGCGGTTCGACGACCCGACGGGCGACGCCTGTGCGAGCGTCGTCGTGTACAACGCGCTCGAGCCGTGGGAACGCCTGAACGTCGCCGACACGCAGAAGATCCCGTGGCAGGCGTACCTCGGGGCCGGCTCCCCCCTGCTGAGCGGCGACGGCCGGGTGCTCGCGAGCATCGTCGAGGACACCTCCGGGCACCACGACGCGTTCTGCGGGACATCGACCGACGCCTGGAACACCGCCAAGTACGGCGATGCCGCACCCGAGGGGCCGTCACCGAGCGGGCGGTCCCTGCTGGCGAAGGCGGCGGCGAAGCACGGCCTGACCAAGCGCGACCTGCCGCCGAGCGTGTCGTTCTTCCAGGGCGTGCGGGTCGACCCCGAGGGCGCGCTCGAGCCCGTCGGGTCGGCCGGCCCGGGGCACCACGTCACCCTGGTCACCGAGCTGCCGCTGCTGGTGCTGGTCGCGAACGTCGCGCACCCGCTGGACCCCCGCACCGACTACTTGGTCGGGCCGCTGCGCGTGCACGCCTGGCGCGGGGAGCCGACGAGCCCCGCCGACGACCGCTTCGGCGCCACTCCGGAACTCACGCGCGCCTACCTCAACACGATCGACCACGCGGAAGCACGAGGCTGA